From the genome of Pseudoxanthomonas sp.:
CCGCGGTCCGCAAGAATGGTGGTGCCTAGTCGCGCGATGCCAATGGAAGGTCGCGGCGCTGCTCGTCATGGGTGCGGAACGCCTGCTGGATGTGCGTGCGCAGTTCGTCGTCGTCCCAGGGCTTGGTCAGGAAGCGATAGATCGCGCCGCGGTTGATCGCGTCGGTGACCGTGGCCAGGTCGGTGTATCCGGACAGGACCAGGCGGATGGTATCGGGGTAGAGCATCTTGACCCTGCCCAGGAACTCGGTGCCGCTCATGTCCGACATGCGCTGGTCCGACAGGATCACCTGGACGTCGTTGGTGGCCAACAGGTCGAAGGCATCGCGCACGTTGCCGGCGGCAAGGATCCGATAGCCATCGCGGCGGAACAGGCGTACCAGCGACCTCAGGACATTCTCTTCGTCGTCCAGCAACAGCAGGGTCCGGTCCGGGTGCGTCTCGGTGAACGATTCCGGCCGCAGGTAACGACGCCGCAGGGCGCTGCCTGCGGTCTCGGCCGACATCGGCTCGCCGAACAGGTAGCCCTGGAAGATGTCGCAATCGTTGCGCCGCAGGAAGCCGAGCTGTGCCTGGGATTCGACCCCATTGGCCACCACGACCATGCCGAGCTGGTGGCCCATCGCGATGATCGCGCGGACGATGGCCGCCTCGCGGTTGCCGCCCGGGGCGCTGTTGATGAAGCTGCGATCGATCTTCAGCTTGTCGACCGGGTAGCGCACCAGTGCGGTCAGGCTGGAATCACCCGTGCCGAAGTTGTCCAGGCTCAGGCCGATGCCTTCCGTGCTGAGATTGGCCAGCGTTTCATGGACGAAGTTGACGTTCTTGGTCAGCGCGCTCTCGTTGATCTCCAGGATGAGTGTCTGCGGCGGGACACCCGTGGCCTGGAGCGCCGCCATGACTTCACTGAAGAACGTGGGGCGCAACAGCTGCAGCGTGGACACGTTGACCGCGATGGTGAAATCGTCGAAGCCCTGGTCGCGCCATGCCCGCGCCTGCCGCAGCGCGCCTTCCATGACCCAGGCGCCGATCTGCACGATCACGCCCAGGCGCTCGGCGGTGCGCATGAAACGTTCCGGCACCAGCATGCCCATGGTGGGTGATTGCCAGCGCACCAGCGATTCCATGCCGACGACCCGGCCGTCCCGGGCGCTGACCATGGGCTGGTACCTCAGGCGCAGCTCGCCATTGGGAATGGCATCGACGATCTGTCGTGAAATGGTCTGCTCGTGGTGGGTACCGGGCTGGCCGTCGGTCTCGAACACGCGCACCGTATTGCCGCCCTCGCGCGCGGCCTGCGACAACGCATCCTCGGCATAGTCCAGCAGTGTCGATACCCGCGTCGCATGCTCGGGACACAGGCTCATCCCGATCTTGCCCGTCATGAACAGGTGGTAGGGCAGGACCGACAGCGGAAGCTCGATCTGCTGGCGGATTTCCTCGGCAAACACGTCCGGTGGCGGTATGTCGCCGCGGCGGGGAACGGCCATCAGCAGCTCGTCGCTGCCGTGGCGCCACAGCAGGCCGCGCCCACGCAGGTGCTCGCGCAGGCGCTCCATCACCAGCAACAGCGCCTGGTTGCCGACCTCGCCACCCATCGCTTCGTTGATCGAGGCGAAATGGTCGATGTCGATATGCAACACCATCACGCCATGGCCCTCGGCGAGTGCGCGATCAACCATCTCGACCAGCGCTGGATGGCCCGCCCCGAGACGCAGGGGCATCTGGTCGCCCTGCGGGGCTGGTGAAACCGGATTCCACATCCTGTCAGTGCTCCACAATCGCTGTCGGTGCCGTCGCCATGGCATAGGGCAGGTGGAGCATGATCCGGGTGCCCGCGCCCGGCGCTGAATCGATCAGCAAGGTTCCCCCGACGCTCTGGGCGCGTTCGCGCATCACGATCAGGCCCAGCCCGCGCGGTCCCTTGGGATCAAACCCATCGCCATCGTCGACCACCTCAAGACGCAGATGGCCGTCATCATCGCGCAACGCCAGTTGCACCTGTCCGGCACAGGCGTGCCGCAGGGCGTTGGTCAGGCCTTCCTGCGCGATCCGGAAGCACGCCTGTTCGACCTCGCCACTCGGCCGGGAGGGAAGCAGCTGGACGTTCCATCTGCAGGTGGACCGCCGATGCGCGGAACAGCATGCTGGCCTGCCAGCGCAGCGCTGCCTCCAGGCCCAGGGCGTCGAGCTGCGGGGGACGCAGCAACATCGACAGGTTGCGCAGCTTGGTCATGCTGCCGTCGGCAAGCGAGATGATCTCCTGCAGGTCCTCCTGCCGCCGCTGGGCGTCGGTTTCTTCCAACGCCGCATGCGCCGACAGCTTCATCGCGGTGATGGCCTGGCCGATATCGTCATGCAGGTCGCGCGAGATGGCGCGGCGCTCGTCTTCCTGCAGCGAGAACAGCCGTCGCGCCATGGCGTGGAGTTCCCCGTTGCTCAGGGCGAGCGCATCGCGCATCCGCTCCGGCTCGCTCAGGTCGCGCACCAGCAGCAGCTTGCAGTTGCGGCCGCTGTAGCGGACATCGCCGAAGGACAGGCCCGCCTGGAACAGCACGCCGTCGCGGCGTT
Proteins encoded in this window:
- a CDS encoding EAL domain-containing protein, which codes for MWNPVSPAPQGDQMPLRLGAGHPALVEMVDRALAEGHGVMVLHIDIDHFASINEAMGGEVGNQALLLVMERLREHLRGRGLLWRHGSDELLMAVPRRGDIPPPDVFAEEIRQQIELPLSVLPYHLFMTGKIGMSLCPEHATRVSTLLDYAEDALSQAAREGGNTVRVFETDGQPGTHHEQTISRQIVDAIPNGELRLRYQPMVSARDGRVVGMESLVRWQSPTMGMLVPERFMRTAERLGVIVQIGAWVMEGALRQARAWRDQGFDDFTIAVNVSTLQLLRPTFFSEVMAALQATGVPPQTLILEINESALTKNVNFVHETLANLSTEGIGLSLDNFGTGDSSLTALVRYPVDKLKIDRSFINSAPGGNREAAIVRAIIAMGHQLGMVVVANGVESQAQLGFLRRNDCDIFQGYLFGEPMSAETAGSALRRRYLRPESFTETHPDRTLLLLDDEENVLRSLVRLFRRDGYRILAAGNVRDAFDLLATNDVQVILSDQRMSDMSGTEFLGRVKMLYPDTIRLVLSGYTDLATVTDAINRGAIYRFLTKPWDDDELRTHIQQAFRTHDEQRRDLPLASRD
- a CDS encoding ATP-binding protein, which translates into the protein MAQEGLTNALRHACAGQVQLALRDDDGHLRLEVVDDGDGFDPKGPRGLGLIVMRERAQSVGGTLLIDSAPGAGTRIMLHLPYAMATAPTAIVEH